From Plasmodium malariae genome assembly, chromosome: 8:
TTTTTGGTAAGGCAGACTTATACTTATATGATTCATCAAGTTCGTAGTATCATTTCTtccattattaaaattgtaattttcatatttcagTACATTACTTTTATGTTCACTGGGTGCAATGAACAAAGGTTCACGGATAACTATCTTATCATTCATCTTTAGaggttttttcttttgtacaTACGAATAAGTTTTCAATTTTGCATGTATTACTTTTATGTCTCTTTTTATTGTGTGAAGCCGTGTTGTGTTGTGTGGTGctatgtctttttttttttttttttttttttgctgatGTCTACGTTCAGCTAATCTGTATTTTATCGCTTAAATGGATATGCGTGGGGGGACATACGCTTTGACACACgtgtatacgtatgtatattatatacccacaaatatatatgcacatttaCACACACGCATGCACATACAAATACATTTCCCCCCCCCCTGTTTGGAACtctttacaatttttaaaacaacAATTTGgcattttttacaaatatcaaaagagaataaaaaaaaagaataaaaaaaaaaaaaaaaaaaaaaaaaaaaaaagaaaaaaaaaaaaataaatgtatcgTTTAACAATTATGTTAACgatgtacataaaaaaaaaaaaaaaaaaattcttcaCAATGCAAGGTACGTATTTCCCATTTcagagaaataaaagaataaatagtTTTCAAGTATTGTGAACGGTATAATATTATCGGTACACATTTACGTATGCGCAACTGCAAGACGAACAGGTTTGCATTTGccttatttttcttccttcCGTTTTGTTCTGTTTTATTTCGCTTTGTTTTGTTCTGAGTCGTAtcattttaccattttttttcttattttttttcatgtatatttaacataCTTTAACTCTCATTTTTGCTTAACTGGCAATTTAACGTTTACATTTGACGTGGACAAAGAGATAGTGCCTTGCGCAAAATTGTTCACGCacgaatgtatgtatataaatatatgtatgtatgtgtatttgtatgtatgtgtatttgtacgtatgtgtatttgtacgtatgtgtatttgtacgtatgtgtatttgtacgtatgtgtatttgtacgtatgtgtatTTGTACGCATGTGTATttgtacgtatgtgtatTTGTACGCATGTGTATTTGTACGCATGTGTATttgtacgtatgtgtatttgtacgtatgtgcgtttgtacgtatgtgtgtttgtacgtatgtgtatTTGTACGTAAGTGTATttgtacgtatgtgtatTTGTACGTATGAGCGTTTGTACGTATGAGTGTTTGTACGTATGTCTTAGCGAAAAGTAACAGTGTATAATGCCTTGTAAGACTTCTCATTTACATGTGGCAGGTATGAAAGACACGCGAATGCGAATTATTCTAAGCGCGTTGagtgtatattattttgttaattttgcAGTCCTCTTTCTCTTCGATGGCATGTTAAAACTGTTAGCGGCTTAGCGTTACTGTTAGTGACTGTATTTTcgtattcatatttattttcatttttattttattttattttcatttttattttattttatttttattttttatgttttttccaTAGCAACTTTCCCTctttcaaaattaaaaagtagtAATGAATATTAAGGTATCAGGAAGGTATCGGATATTGAGCTGCTCTTTCTCCTTAAAAGAAGTTCCAATTTGAGCAGTACAATTATAaaagtcttttttttttttttttttttttttttttcatttttttcgtgttaaaatgtatatcCTTGTTATAcgaataatttttagttaaaaAAATGGACTAGTGTCAACAATTTTCTAGCTCAGAAGTCCTTCATAGACGTCATTGGGTGCTGTTATAAGATTTCGCTTCACAGGTGAAACACAACGGGATAGGAGGTCCTCCCCCTGTGcgtttaaaaatatatagatatagtaGTTGCATTAGTAAAAATGAGTGCCTGTGCTTGTTCTGGGGCggaaaatgaaatttaaaaaaattaaaaaaaaataaaattaaattatataaaataaagcaaaataaaattaaattatataaaataaagcaaaataaaattacgtAAATTTATGCGGAATGAAACAacgtaaaattaaatacataaatttaataaaatacggttaaattaaataaaatgggGTTGATTAAAAAGATAGCAAAAACGCAGTAAGGAAGCAGAAAAGACACGAGGGGAAGCGAATTTCACAATGCTCAAACGtatagggaaaaaaaaaaaaagaaaaaaaaaaggggaattAAACTGAGGGATGTggatataaaaattgaaaagggaggaaattttaaaaagagcATAATAAATGGACTAGTTAATGAACGAATGAATAGATTAATTAGTGAGCGAATGAATAGATTAATTAGTGAGCGAATGAATAGATTAATTAGTGAGCGAATGAATAGATTAATTAATGAACGAATGAATAGATTTAATTAATGAAAGAATATACTAATTAATGCGTAAATAAAATGACATGCGAATGGGTGTAGTACGGGAAGAGTGCATAATGGCACATGACTAATTTGGTAAATAAGATGAACGATTGCACGCTtcggaaaataataataaaaaaaaaaaaaaaattttatagagaaaaattatacttttgGAAcgattaaaatttattattttttttttttttttcacttcttAGCTTTTCTTACGAATTATCCCTTACCCCCAGGTATATCTCCACACCATTTATGGGGCACTGTGTGTGTCGaatgttaaaattttatactgcatattttttatattaatgagTAAAGCTTTGGGGGTAATATCGAAGCTTGGGAGGCATACTAAGAGAggtaatttatttgttccaTTTTGCATATACTCAATTTCTAATTGATTGCAATTCccattaacaaaaatatgagGATAAGTTTTATCATCATGTAAACAGAAAGGATCATTTTTAGTAAAGGGGTAACAACCTAGGGTATCAGGGGATGTAGGAGATAATATTCGACTTTTGGCTATCATTCTGAGTGCATTTATTTTGGTGTTTTGGgaataagaaataatattatgaacagATTCACCAGACATAcaacaaatatttacattgtcgatagaaaaaatatatggattTGTTACACACTGAAATGAGTTATACTTTTTtgatttcttaaaaaaaaaattaggaaaAGGTTGTTGAGGTAAATTAGCATCACTAGGATCTTTTTCACCTGGCATTAGATCTACATACACAGCAGAACATAAAGAAGAAAGGAATATATCAATTGTATTTAAATCcttttcatcattatttatattgctAAGTGAATTTCCAACTATTACTAATCGAATTAAATTTGCAGAAAGTGTTTTATCTCCATGTAGACCTAAAATGAAATTTCTTAACaaagataaattatttacatttttatttagttcattaatatataatcctgaaacaaataatatatacttattatcattactaATACAAGTATGTATATCTAATTTGGGGgtgtatgaatatattaattcttcTACATACAATGACCCGTTACTCATACctattccttttattattattgtcaATCCTGTAATGTAATCAGcactatttatatttccttCTAATTTCAATCTAGCTGTTTCATCTTCTAAAAATAGAACGTCTTCATCATGCGagtaattaataatattatcacaTGAATCTATTTCACTTAAATATTCCTTCAGAATAGATGGTCTTAACTGcatctttttaaaaagagtACCTATACAATAACATTTCTCGTtaacttttatttcttttaaatagtttaatatattatatctttcttcctccttttttatatttatatcttcaCCATTTAACGCTTCCACAGTTCTCATTAGTagctttttcattattttaatgcGAATCGAATATATCTCACTGAACTGCTGGGTGTATGTGGGATTGGTAAGCACAAACTCTTTTGACAAGTTTTCGTAACAGTAGTGctgcttttttatttttttgctcaGTGGAAACTCACACTCGTTCGATGTGGCAGTTTCATCAGCGCCGTCATTTTCGAAGCCATTTGTAAAGTCTTCAGAACTTCCATTTATGCATTCACCAGTACGTCCATTGGCACTTCCAACCACGTTAAtgtgttttattatatccttAACGTCTTTGTCGGTTACTTCCGCGTTCATTGCTTTGGGACTCAGTTGCACGTGAAGTAATAAGAGAGAAAATGAGTATTCTGTGTGGGTCCCTACGtttttgtgtatatgtgAGGGTACACACGTATGTACGTGCAAAGGTACATGTGCAACTGTGCTAGTATGCATGCAAGTATGTCCTGACCAGGTAGTCAGCAAAAattctacaaaaaaaaaaaaaaaattaaatatactttttaaaatatacttttttcgCAAATGCTCTACACATAAAATTTAAGGACATAATTTCACAAAAATTAGCacgtattatatatgtgtatgtactAGTGCGTACGCATACATGctcgtatgtacatattatgttaaattaaaatttgcgcctttttaaatatttgctTAGCCATATTTTCAAAAGCTACATGTTAAAGACGATGGATGGgagaagtaaaaataaaaaaaaataaaaaaataaatcaactTCAATATTGCATAAATTAAGATATAAATCAACTCTTGtcgttatttttttgttttacttcCATATTGTATTTGTGGAAATGTTGCGGTATTGCGGTATAGCAGTATTGCGGTATAGCAGTATTGCGGTATTGCAGTATTGCGGTATTGCAGTATTGCGGTATTGCAGTATTGCGGTATTGCAGTATTGCGGTATTGCAGTATTGCGGTATTGCAGTATTGCGGTATTGCAGTATTGCGGTATTGCAGTATTGCAGTATTGCGGTAATGCAATATTGCGGTAATGCAATATTGCAGAATTGACAGATGACCATTCATAcatgtaaatacatacatatgcatatacatataaacatatatattcgaCTGTACTACGTATgatgcataaaaatatacacacacaatGCGTGAAAGAAAATGACATTCATGTGGAGCTTGCATCATTTTTCAtcattgaaatatataaaaagctTAATCAAATTTTATCATATCATGCAAATTGCTTACATAGATGATCTCTGCTGTTTTTTGGAGCCGTCAAATTTGTAGCCACTAAACATATAATTCTTTCAGTGatataactatttttttttttttttttttcccttcctcttccttttttcttttttttgacttaaaaatatgctattttttaaaattatctgCATTAAATAAGaggaataaaaatgtatCTAATTACAGTGCTCAGTTATTCTGCAGCTTAAGGATGTAATGAAAAATGTGAGGGTACTTGTGCGCGTGAACGTGAATATGAACATGAACGTGTATACGATCCAAAtggatatatacataaatatgtatattcctCCCTTTGGAAAGGAGTAGGAGGAAAAGCTTACTTTTggcatttgttttttttttttttttttttttgcttaatttttatacatcattatattatatacgtgTTAAGTTGTATACCCCTGtgtgaaaaagtaaaaaactACATAAAAAATCATACAAAGTTTAGCTGACCTGATAGTGGGGGCAgtgcataaaaataaaacagagATAGCGCCGCTCTGCTTGTCTTGGTATAATAAGCGCTTCTGCTAAAGGGGGGGAGgagaaataattatatatacatatatgtatatatttgagCATATACATTTGCGCATGTATGTGAACGCGAGTACTGCGTACATGAACTTAATAAATGGTATAATTACGTATGAAGTATGACCTTATTTTGAGGTGTACAAATTAGAGGTCTGATAAAcacaaaatggaaaaaaaaaaagtttggAACAAGCCCTTGTGCCAATATATGTCTaaagtatatgtatgcacatgtaCAGGCAAAATGTGCTACTTGTTATCCAGGTCGTACGTTTCCCTTTCCTCTTCCTCTTTTCCTTGAAATCGTCTTAAAAATACAGTCGCGATTCTCCAAAGTAGGCTTTACTCTCATACGCACTTTAGTGTAAATAGTGTGTATTATCTTGTTAGGTTTTTAAGTTTTTGCATGcagaaaattatttcaaaaatgtaGAAGGCGGGAGAATATTACCTATTATGAGGGATATAATTTAGGGAACGCTTTTATAGAATTGTGATAAggaaatatacttttaaattGCGATAACTATAATGAAAATGGGCAATTATgagtttttgtttttgtttttgtttttgttcgTGTTCGTGTTCGTGTTTGTGTTCGTGTTCATGTTTGGGCTCAGTCGGAAACACAAAAAGAGATAAAAAGGTAggatgttatatatatacatacatgcacatatacgcatgtgcgtacatacatacacgaATACTTCCGTACGTACGTGTATAAcgcatactttttttatgtatattttgagTTATATAAGCCTTTTAAacattgaaaaataaaaaaagcatttCTCATATGCTCGTAAGGAAAAAGTGTACGTTAAATTTATGTAGAgcgaaaataaatttataggTCCTTTATCTGCTTGTCTAAAAAAGGGTCAAATGTTCTGCTTGGCATTCAGCAATGGCATATAAAgcataaaaagtaaaaaaaaaaaaaaaaaaaatcaaaagtTGAAAGAGTTAGAAAGAGATAGAAAGAAGTAGAAAGAGGTAGAAAGAGATAGAAAAAAGTAGAAAGAGGTAGAAAGAGATAGAAAAAAGTAGAAAGAGGgagaaagaagaagaaacgataataaaaaagaatatttatcatttttgcaaattaaaaagaacgtcttctttctctttcttcttttttaaccTCAATTATAAAAGtgcacatataaatatgtgagTTTGATTTATGGCAGCGCTTCGGTTTAGCGGCAAAACGCGTTTGCACGAGTGGGgacgtatgtgtatatgcgtAAGTTTAGGACTATCTCTTAACTTCGTTCAGTTATATTTAGTTTAGTTATATTTAGTTCAGTTTAGCTCACTCTATTTCATTTTcgtttattttactttattttattctccGTATCTTGCTATATGTTAAATACACTCACACACCATCCAACCCCtgctcaaaaaaaaaaaaatatttgatataCGCCATTTTGTCATTCTGCATCATAGTAACATATAGTAATAGATTATTATGTAGTTTGTCTAGgaattattttgtttgctTTCATTCTTTCAttctttgatttttttttttttttttttttttgtttcgtCTTGAGGGAGAGGGGGCGTACAAACCAAGCAAATACACGAGTCTATTCTTATATTTGTTCCCCCTCCACCGACTTGCGTTAACAGCAAACGTATAACATATAACACGTAATAGGGAACAGGGAAGTGATAACCGCTACCCGTGTTCTCACTTCAAAAGTTAAATTGCGGGGTAAGCCATGGAGGAGGACTTCGGAAAGCTGTTTCCCCCAGAACAGGATGTGGAAAACTTGAAGAAATACTTGGATCAGGGGGACTTAAAGTTTGAAAATGAGGATCTAAAGAGAGAAAgggaaaagataaaaagtgATAAGGTGTTTATCGACTGTGTTAGAAATATATggatgaatatattaaataagaaattagATGATAAATTTAGCaaaattgaatattttaaaataatgttaagAATATGTAAAGTGTTAATACCTCaatttgaaataaaagaagtagTAAAGATTGTAAATGATGAATGGAATAATGATTCtaaggggaaaaaatatttaaatttttcctctttttttaatgcatTTTTTGAATTGTCAGATATATGGACACCAACAATAAATGCACATGATTAtgctcattttttaaaatcactattttatagaattacatttatagaaattaaaaaaaaaaatggggaaATTGTTAAAAGGAAACCAATTATTATGattcattttaaaagaaaagacgaaaaaaaaaaattatctttataCAATGATGGGACTACAATATGTGATAGTTCTGATACAagcaaaaaagaaggaactaataataatttaataaaaactatTAAGTCTATAAGGAGGTTATCAGTAGAAATGGAACAGCTGAAAAAGCAGTTTACCAAAAAGTTTAGTGAGAGTTATAAGATGCAGTCTTCTTTCTTATATGATattgatgatgatgatacTACAGATCagaatatttttgaaaatctgttacataataaagaaaacacCTCCTACCTGCAGCGGAACATTGTACTTATGGACGTAAATGAAATTGCTCCTTTGGAATATACAGACTACGATGAAGAACAAATTGAATTTGCTTCCGACCAGCGCACAGGGGGCAGAAAGTCCTTCTTGGGGCGCCCTACGTCAGGGGGGAGATCGGACCACGGTGAGTGATGCGTTATGCAGTTCGGATTGTAGTATACCACGTAGTGTGTTACTTAGTATACCATTTAGTATGCCAATTAGTATACCACGTAGTATACAACTTACTATACCACTTACTATGCCACTTAGTATACCACTTAGTATACCACGTAGTATACAACTTACTATGCCATTTAGTATATCATTTGGTACACCACTTTTTACACCGCTTCGCATTCACTTGTCGTTTCTTGCCTTGCAGGTGAAGGAACAGGAAGCAGAAAGGGAGGAATAATCGAGATGACAAGTAAGAAAGacgaaggaaaaaaaaaaataaatgtatcaGGGGAAAGTCCTTGTAGCTCTGTCTTTAAAAGGAATACGATCAGCTCTTCAGTGAACAtttttaaggaaaataaatcgaaaaaatattttgatcccaaaagaagaaaaacagATGCATCTGTAGTGTATGAAGAATCTAAGTTAAAAGGGGCCGAAAGAGCAGATAGAGATGTGTCAAGCAAAGTTgatgaacaaaatgaaaaaagaaaatctCTAATAGATAGTTCGTTACTTATTGATGGCATCAATTTTTCCGAATTTACAAAAGAGTGTAAAATAATTGTGAACGATCAAGGGGATGATAAGTTGAAAGAAGATATGAACAAAGACATAGTAAAGGAACAGTATGATGACTTATTTGCATCAGGGAAGAAACCCTTTTTGGAGGTAGACTCGGGCGAGGATTTCAATGAAAGTTTTATGCAAGTGAGAGAGGGGAAAATGATAGCAGAGAAGGAGCGGAAGGAGAAGGAGAGGAAGGAGAAGGAGCAGCAGAAAAGAGACAAAAAGAACGATGAGTATAGTAGAGAAGATGCTACTTATAGTGTTAATAAAGTTTTAAGTGACGATAAAAAGAGCAAACATAGTGATAAAATCAAACCTGAAGAAGAAAGTGTAAAGAATAGGGAAGCATTTGAAGGCACAATCACTGTAGTTGACGCAGGGGAGAAACTAAAAGAAGGAATGAACgaagaaatggaaaaagagATAGAAGTAGagggaaggaaaaaaaagaaagaaaaaaaagatgcgTTGTCTTCTAATGACTCAAATGATGCAGTATTGAGTCAAAAGGAGAAGGAAACACCTCCGAATGATCAGGATAAATCATTAAAGGAATTCAAGGAAGAATTtgaaaagatgaaaaaaggaGCTAAAACGGAAACCTCAATTTTGATAGCGGCATCTGCTTCCGCTGGTGATGAGGCTTATAAAGCAGGAACCGCTAGTGGGAAAAAAGGGGGAAGTGCTAGTATTGTAAAAGAACACAGTCCATATGGTTCTGATGAGGAATACATAGATGCCCTAAAAGACAACTTGAAGGACACAGTAATACTTTTAGAAAATGTAGCTGAAGCGGAAATGGAAGGAAAAGaaaggaataataataaaatgagcATAGATGGTCAGGTGAAAACGAGTGGAGTTCTACAAGAAAATGAACGAAGGAGTATCTCTCTGGTCGAAGTGGAGAAAGATGACGAAGGGAAGAATAAGAATGACATGTTCAAAACAAGAGACTACttagaaaaggaaaaaagaaagttaGAAGAGTTAAAACTAAAGGAAAAGAGAAGTTCTAAAAGGGCAGAAGGAAATGAAGAGAGCATTGCAGGGGAGCTGATTGATgacaacaaaataattatggaTGGTCAGAATAGATTAAGTGacgataataataataataatgcacTTAAAGAGAGGAAAACCGGAATAGGTGAAGGAAGTACAAATGAtgattcttttaaaataaaagatatatcttTTAGTAACAAATTAGATAAAGAAACGAGGCgaaaatatgaagaagaaTTGATACATGATGAGTCAAGAAAAAAATCAAGTGAATCAGTGGGGGATGGGGCAGACAAATTAATACTGAGTGAACATGGCGAAAGTGCACAAGGTTTTGGAATAGCTCAAGGAGCGGAAGAAGATAAAGAACTGAATGAgcagaaaaaattaatgcttAGTGTTAAAAAACACATTTCGGATAAGTATGAATTGTACAAAGAAAACTTAAATAACttcttgaaaaaaatgaatagggaaaatattttaaaagatgaTGAGAAGGAAGAGGGGAAAAAGGAAGGAGACGATGATGGGGATGATTATGATGATGGGGATGGTTATGATGATGGGGATGGTTATGATGATGGGGATGGTTATGATGATGAATACATATCTGGGGAGGAATACTCACAAGGAAACACATTAAATAAGGGGTTAAGAAGTAAACACTACGAAGTAGATTTGGCCAACTTGAAcacaaaaaatgaattaattgaaaacttagaaataaaaaagtgtaCAGATGAATCTTTTTCTTCAGATAGGACCAGAGAAACTTTTAACGAAATGACTAAAATATTGAATGACGTGATTGTTAAGAGTGAGATAGGTACTttagaaaagaaatatgatAAAACTATTTCAACACCGAAAGGTATGGATGAAAGGACGAGTTTGTTACAGGAACAGAATACTGAGGGGGAGGTACCATATAATACGAAGGAAGTACAGGATTTGCTTCTTAACGAGAGGGTagtaaagaatattttatttgatgagggggaagaaaaagaaaatgttgAGCTTCCCGATATTGAAGAGAAGCAAAGGTTAAgggagaaaaaagaagaaccCACTTCTAAATATAGCGAAAGGAAAGAGgataaatatttagtaagggaaaatgaaaatgaaagtGGAATTGAAATTGGAATTGGAATCGGAAGTGTAGTTGGCAGTGGAACTGAAATTGGGAGTAATAGGAAGACTACGTTATTGCATG
This genomic window contains:
- the PmUG01_08048200 gene encoding DNA polymerase delta small subunit, putative, with amino-acid sequence MNAEVTDKDVKDIIKHINVVGSANGRTGECINGSSEDFTNGFENDGADETATSNECEFPLSKKIKKQHYCYENLSKEFVLTNPTYTQQFSEIYSIRIKIMKKLLMRTVEALNGEDINIKKEEERYNILNYLKEIKVNEKCYCIGTLFKKMQLRPSILKEYLSEIDSCDNIINYSHDEDVLFLEDETARLKLEGNINSADYITGLTIIIKGIGMSNGSLYVEELIYSYTPKLDIHTCISNDNKYILFVSGLYINELNKNVNNLSLLRNFILGLHGDKTLSANLIRLVIVGNSLSNINNDEKDLNTIDIFLSSLCSAVYVDLMPGEKDPSDANLPQQPFPNFFFKKSKKYNSFQCVTNPYIFSIDNVNICCMSGESVHNIISYSQNTKINALRMIAKSRILSPTSPDTLGCYPFTKNDPFCLHDDKTYPHIFVNGNCNQLEIEYMQNGTNKLPLLVCLPSFDITPKALLINIKNMQYKILTFDTHSAP